A window of the Parabacteroides merdae ATCC 43184 genome harbors these coding sequences:
- a CDS encoding RagB/SusD family nutrient uptake outer membrane protein encodes MKIKTILVILLAGTLLASCHGDLNIIQKSEVSANSMWQDEGDATSAMYGMFNKFRATFSTGYIYWGEYRTGLWADGLAGQTARDQVYQNQIPTNHGYANWADLYTTINNANLILKYTPDIAFNSEDAKNKILANAYYVRAFCYYWIGRIWGDAPILLDGFESDQQEGLFPTRQPAEDVFKQVGEDIDNALTLMPTSVADRNLASLGAINMLKADYSLWMYKVRNAGEVALDNANTAVQAVLNNSNYSLEEDFGNIFYNELGNEIIFAWSYIQDEYTGGYPGDYLVPSQYVSVEAIENPVKVGSHQQWCFYTEDYKALLSENKEDQRTIVSFETYFDEPKNATFQWINKFAGTWTNGTRIFDSDIIVYRYADAILFDAEIKLAKNDLPGAIASLNKIAERAYSKKNFYPSSMAANDLNEAIVTERMKEFAAEGKLWWDFIRLGVVFKKAPYLIGRENELNILLWPVAQTSINKNPNIIQTPGYDE; translated from the coding sequence ATGAAAATCAAAACAATATTAGTAATATTATTGGCTGGAACTCTACTTGCTTCATGCCATGGTGATCTGAATATCATCCAGAAAAGTGAAGTATCAGCCAACTCCATGTGGCAAGATGAAGGAGATGCAACTTCTGCCATGTATGGTATGTTTAATAAATTCAGAGCTACATTCAGCACTGGTTACATTTACTGGGGAGAATATAGAACCGGTCTTTGGGCAGACGGTTTAGCCGGACAAACAGCACGTGACCAAGTATATCAAAATCAGATACCAACAAACCACGGTTATGCAAATTGGGCTGATTTATATACAACAATCAACAATGCTAATTTGATTTTAAAATACACACCGGATATTGCGTTCAATAGTGAAGATGCTAAAAATAAGATTTTAGCAAACGCATATTATGTAAGAGCATTTTGCTACTATTGGATTGGGCGTATTTGGGGAGATGCTCCCATATTGCTGGACGGCTTTGAATCGGATCAGCAAGAAGGACTTTTTCCGACGCGTCAACCAGCCGAAGATGTATTCAAACAGGTAGGCGAAGACATCGACAATGCTTTAACTTTGATGCCTACATCTGTAGCAGACAGGAATCTGGCATCATTGGGAGCCATTAATATGTTGAAAGCAGACTACTCTTTATGGATGTATAAAGTACGAAACGCAGGAGAGGTGGCACTCGACAATGCAAACACTGCTGTCCAAGCTGTTTTGAACAACTCAAATTACTCGCTTGAAGAAGATTTCGGCAACATTTTTTACAACGAATTAGGTAACGAGATTATATTTGCGTGGAGTTACATTCAAGATGAATATACAGGTGGATATCCTGGAGATTATCTGGTTCCTTCTCAATATGTTTCTGTCGAAGCAATAGAAAATCCGGTAAAAGTAGGTAGCCATCAACAATGGTGCTTCTATACAGAAGATTACAAAGCTTTACTTTCTGAAAATAAAGAAGATCAAAGAACAATTGTAAGTTTCGAAACTTATTTCGACGAACCGAAAAATGCAACATTTCAATGGATCAATAAATTTGCCGGAACATGGACAAACGGAACACGTATCTTTGATTCAGATATAATCGTATACCGTTATGCTGACGCCATCCTATTTGATGCAGAAATCAAATTAGCAAAAAATGATTTGCCCGGTGCGATTGCTTCACTTAACAAAATTGCTGAACGGGCATACAGTAAAAAGAATTTCTATCCATCTTCCATGGCTGCCAATGACTTGAATGAAGCCATTGTAACAGAAAGAATGAAAGAATTCGCTGCCGAAGGCAAATTATGGTGGGATTTCATCCGTTTAGGAGTTGTATTCAAAAAGGCCCCTTATTTGATTGGACGTGAAAACGAGTTAAATATTTTATTATGGCCCGTAGCTCAAACGTCAATTAATAAGAACCCGAATATCATACAAACTCCGGGATATGATGAATAA